The following proteins are encoded in a genomic region of Spirosoma sp. SC4-14:
- a CDS encoding sigma-70 family RNA polymerase sigma factor, which translates to MKESRRPVLTDDELLAGLADGSDEVLNQLYRRYFPMILHFITTNSGSEDDAKDIYQEAIVVLYEKVRGGSLELYCQLKTYIYSVSRRLWLKQLAQRNRYMVRDIETPAGEDFAGQQVDDDFIDHEERDRQFNLMADSLARLGEPCRTLLEDFYIQHLSMQEITEKFGYTNADNAKTQKYKCLMRLKRLFFSEYKQS; encoded by the coding sequence ATGAAGGAAAGTAGGCGGCCCGTTTTAACTGACGACGAATTGCTGGCGGGCCTTGCCGATGGTTCCGATGAGGTGCTCAATCAATTGTATCGACGGTATTTCCCGATGATCTTACATTTTATCACGACCAATAGTGGTAGCGAGGATGATGCAAAAGATATTTATCAGGAAGCGATTGTAGTGTTGTATGAAAAAGTCAGAGGAGGTTCGCTGGAACTTTACTGTCAACTAAAAACATACATTTACTCAGTTAGTCGTCGGCTTTGGCTCAAGCAATTAGCTCAGCGGAATCGATACATGGTACGCGATATTGAAACACCGGCCGGAGAGGATTTTGCGGGTCAGCAGGTTGATGACGATTTTATCGATCATGAAGAACGAGACCGGCAATTTAATCTGATGGCCGATTCGCTGGCCCGGCTTGGCGAGCCCTGCCGAACGTTGCTGGAAGATTTTTATATTCAGCACCTGAGCATGCAGGAGATTACCGAAAAGTTTGGCTATACGAATGCCGACAACGCCAAAACGCAGAAGTATAAATGCCTGATGCGGTTGAAGCGATTGTTTTTTTCTGAGTACAAACAAAGCTAG
- a CDS encoding serine protease → METNDENEIENALLAYGERIRLKQRLAAAQSALDMEAMREESALYRSPIPQPGQIRSLWRAYRTTLAVAASVAAITTFGSIFLYRSYQQSHKQQEQQYSLLSKEIQAVKSSQRKLLNDLNGRSRALSVNPAQVAGSGFMLTADGYMVTNNHIILNADSIYVQSQTGEVYKARVVHADQTNDLAILQLCDDSAFRPLPPVPYSFDNHQSDLGERVFTLGYPREEIVYGEGYLSSGTGFRGDTTAYQVAIGVNPGNSGGPLLDEKGNVIGIISGKQTTSEGVSFAIKTNYLFKTLDSISSDSLKGIPLRLNKKNTLAHLSRKQQIKRMQSYVYQVKVFKHKE, encoded by the coding sequence ATGGAGACTAATGACGAAAACGAAATTGAAAACGCACTGCTGGCTTATGGCGAACGGATTCGGCTTAAACAACGGTTAGCCGCTGCCCAGTCTGCTCTCGACATGGAGGCAATGCGGGAAGAAAGTGCGCTTTACCGCTCACCTATTCCACAGCCTGGCCAAATTCGTTCCTTGTGGCGTGCCTATCGGACTACCCTGGCCGTAGCGGCATCGGTAGCTGCTATTACAACGTTTGGTTCCATTTTCTTATATCGTTCCTATCAGCAAAGCCATAAACAGCAGGAACAGCAGTATAGCCTGCTTAGTAAAGAGATTCAGGCCGTTAAATCGTCGCAGCGAAAACTGCTGAACGATCTTAATGGACGTAGCCGCGCATTGAGTGTCAATCCAGCTCAGGTGGCTGGCTCAGGCTTTATGCTTACAGCCGATGGTTATATGGTCACCAACAACCATATTATCCTCAATGCTGATTCCATTTATGTGCAGAGTCAAACCGGTGAAGTTTACAAAGCTCGGGTGGTTCATGCTGACCAGACCAACGATCTGGCCATTTTGCAACTCTGCGACGACAGTGCGTTTCGGCCGCTCCCACCCGTTCCATATAGCTTTGACAACCATCAGTCTGATTTGGGCGAACGTGTCTTTACGCTGGGCTACCCCCGCGAAGAAATCGTTTATGGAGAAGGTTATCTTAGCTCAGGTACCGGTTTCCGGGGCGACACAACAGCTTATCAGGTTGCTATTGGAGTAAATCCTGGCAACTCGGGCGGGCCATTGCTCGACGAAAAAGGAAATGTAATTGGAATTATCAGCGGAAAACAAACTACCTCAGAGGGAGTAAGCTTTGCCATTAAAACCAATTATCTGTTTAAAACACTAGACAGTATATCGTCTGATTCACTTAAAGGGATTCCATTACGATTAAATAAAAAAAATACCCTTGCTCATTTATCGCGTAAGCAGCAGATCAAGCGTATGCAGTCTTACGTTTA